From a region of the Laspinema palackyanum D2c genome:
- a CDS encoding ATP-binding protein, giving the protein MKKINLNLATLSPETEETALKNPPPTNSSQPQKILLGSSIVGFLALLTLLLWPDLLANLFAKDGFIPHGHCYLWKPSLVWLHVTSDTLIAVAYVAISTSLAYFVYKARPNIPFHWMFLAFGAFIIACSMTHFLAVWTLWNPTYWLSGNVKLLTALASVTTAISLPPLIPRALKLLDSAQISEERRLNLERANQELQALYRQLKQLDELKSQFFANVSHELRTPLALILGPTQKLLADRQLLEEQRRDLLVIERNARMLLKQVNDLLDISKLEAGKMELAAVPLDLASLIRQVAANFDALALEREITLNIKTPESLGTQLDRQKIERVVLNLLSNAFKFTPPGGQIDCSLSLEGGEGTHNPVTIAIQDSGPGVPSQLRETIFERFSQIEGGSTRRFGGTGLGLAIVKEFVELHQGTITVSDAPLGGAMFTVQLPLEVFPDLHKTASESSLWEELAESAIAELKLEVETTPSILLANDPRPLVLIVEDNREMNRFVCDILGRDYQIATAFNGQEGWEQALTLHPDLILSDVMMPEIGGDRLVSLLRSNPDFANVSIIMLTAKDDDDLRVQLLREGVQDYLMKPFSVEELRARVGNAIAIKRVRDLLQQELTSQNSDVEVLASELAFHKRELEAALILQQQQSEELVKANQIKDEFLSIVSHELRTPLNSILGWTQLLRTRNLNETMQKKALETIERNAKQQVGLIDDILDVSRIIRGKIRLQLRPLNLIPIVEAALDTMIPTAESKGIEIDFNVDPAIALISGDSDRLQQVAWNLLSNAIKFTPSGGQIAVAIAQTDSYITLQVQDTGIGIHPDFLPHIFDGFRQADSSTTRAYGGLGLGLTIVRHLVELHGGQVQALSEGEGQGATLIVQLPILPKPPQQQALQTSSSKEEGLSSQLWALDGLQVLVVDDDPDTGDLMEAMLTDYGVRVQVVTSVSEAIAVMDQFKFDVLVSDIGMPGEDGYHLIHQIRQYEADRNRHIPAIALTAFASEEDRAQSLLAGFQKHLPKPVEAAQLAKVLAQLASTL; this is encoded by the coding sequence ATGAAAAAAATTAATCTTAATCTTGCCACTCTTAGTCCAGAAACTGAGGAAACAGCATTAAAAAATCCCCCCCCAACCAACAGTAGCCAGCCCCAAAAAATTCTATTAGGTAGTAGTATAGTGGGGTTCCTAGCCCTCTTAACTCTCCTGCTCTGGCCCGACCTGCTGGCGAATCTCTTCGCAAAGGATGGGTTTATTCCCCACGGCCATTGTTATCTCTGGAAGCCCTCGTTAGTGTGGCTTCATGTGACATCAGATACCCTGATTGCCGTCGCCTATGTCGCCATTTCGACTAGCCTTGCTTATTTTGTTTATAAGGCGCGGCCAAATATCCCCTTCCATTGGATGTTTTTGGCCTTTGGGGCTTTTATTATCGCTTGTAGCATGACCCATTTTCTCGCAGTCTGGACCTTATGGAATCCCACCTACTGGTTATCGGGAAATGTGAAATTACTCACCGCCCTGGCCTCAGTGACGACGGCAATTTCTTTACCCCCGTTAATTCCCCGAGCCTTAAAATTATTGGACTCGGCTCAGATTTCAGAAGAACGCCGCTTGAATCTGGAACGCGCCAATCAAGAACTACAAGCCCTTTATCGTCAGCTCAAGCAACTCGACGAACTCAAAAGCCAATTTTTTGCCAATGTCAGTCACGAATTGCGAACCCCCCTGGCCTTAATTTTAGGCCCGACTCAGAAGTTGCTCGCCGATCGCCAACTCTTGGAGGAACAACGCCGGGACCTGCTGGTAATCGAACGCAATGCCCGAATGCTGCTCAAACAGGTTAATGATCTCCTGGATATCTCTAAGCTAGAAGCAGGCAAGATGGAACTGGCAGCGGTTCCCCTGGACTTGGCGAGTCTGATCCGCCAAGTGGCAGCGAACTTTGACGCTTTAGCCCTCGAACGGGAAATTACCCTCAATATCAAAACTCCCGAGTCCTTGGGGACCCAATTGGACCGCCAAAAAATCGAACGGGTGGTTTTAAACTTACTCTCCAATGCGTTTAAGTTCACCCCCCCGGGAGGCCAAATTGACTGTTCCCTGTCTCTGGAAGGGGGGGAGGGAACTCACAATCCGGTGACGATCGCCATCCAAGATAGTGGTCCAGGGGTTCCCTCGCAACTGCGCGAAACCATCTTTGAGCGGTTTAGCCAAATTGAAGGGGGGAGTACCCGTCGCTTTGGCGGGACAGGGTTGGGATTGGCGATTGTCAAGGAATTTGTCGAACTTCATCAGGGGACGATTACCGTCTCGGATGCACCCCTAGGTGGGGCGATGTTTACGGTCCAGCTTCCCCTAGAGGTTTTCCCAGATCTCCATAAAACGGCTTCCGAATCTTCCCTCTGGGAGGAGTTGGCTGAATCTGCGATCGCGGAACTGAAGCTCGAAGTCGAGACCACTCCCTCGATTCTCCTTGCCAATGACCCTCGCCCCCTGGTTTTAATTGTGGAAGACAACCGGGAAATGAATCGCTTTGTCTGCGATATCCTGGGACGGGACTATCAAATTGCTACGGCGTTTAACGGGCAGGAAGGGTGGGAACAGGCACTCACTCTGCATCCGGATTTAATCCTGAGTGATGTGATGATGCCCGAAATTGGCGGCGATCGCCTGGTGTCTTTATTACGCAGTAATCCAGATTTCGCCAATGTTTCCATTATCATGTTGACGGCGAAAGATGATGATGATTTGCGGGTGCAGTTATTGCGTGAAGGGGTCCAAGATTATCTGATGAAACCCTTTTCTGTGGAAGAATTGCGGGCGCGGGTGGGCAATGCGATCGCCATTAAACGAGTGCGGGATTTGTTACAGCAGGAGTTGACCTCTCAAAACTCCGATGTAGAAGTCCTCGCCTCGGAACTGGCTTTCCATAAGCGAGAACTGGAAGCCGCCTTGATTCTCCAACAGCAACAGTCGGAAGAATTAGTTAAGGCCAATCAAATTAAGGATGAGTTTTTATCCATTGTTTCCCATGAACTTCGCACCCCCCTCAATTCGATTCTGGGCTGGACTCAGTTGCTGCGGACTCGCAATCTGAATGAAACCATGCAGAAGAAAGCCTTGGAAACTATCGAGCGCAATGCTAAACAACAGGTTGGTTTGATTGATGATATCCTGGATGTTTCTCGGATTATTCGCGGCAAAATTCGCTTACAACTGCGTCCGTTAAATTTAATTCCGATTGTTGAAGCGGCCCTGGATACGATGATTCCGACTGCTGAATCTAAGGGAATTGAGATTGATTTCAACGTTGACCCAGCGATCGCCTTGATTTCAGGAGATAGCGATCGCTTGCAGCAAGTGGCTTGGAATTTGTTGTCTAATGCGATCAAGTTTACCCCGTCAGGGGGGCAAATTGCCGTGGCGATCGCCCAGACGGATTCCTATATTACCCTCCAGGTTCAGGATACGGGAATTGGCATCCATCCAGACTTTCTGCCCCATATTTTTGATGGATTCCGTCAAGCCGATAGTTCTACGACTCGCGCTTATGGGGGATTAGGGTTAGGATTGACCATCGTCCGTCACTTAGTGGAACTCCACGGGGGCCAGGTCCAAGCGCTGAGTGAGGGTGAAGGCCAAGGGGCCACGTTGATTGTCCAGTTACCGATTCTGCCCAAACCGCCACAACAGCAAGCTCTCCAGACTTCTTCCTCTAAAGAAGAGGGATTGTCGAGTCAACTCTGGGCCCTGGATGGGTTGCAGGTGTTAGTGGTGGATGACGACCCGGATACCGGGGATTTAATGGAGGCAATGCTGACGGATTACGGGGTGCGGGTTCAGGTGGTGACTTCGGTTTCTGAGGCGATCGCCGTGATGGACCAATTCAAATTTGATGTTTTAGTCAGCGATATTGGAATGCCTGGAGAAGACGGATATCACTTAATTCACCAAATCCGCCAGTATGAAGCGGACCGCAACCGTCATATTCCGGCGATCGCCTTGACGGCATTTGCCTCGGAGGAGGACCGGGCCCAATCCCTCCTAGCAGGCTTTCAAAAACACCTCCCTAAACCTGTAGAAGCCGCCCAATTAGCGAAAGTCCTCGCTCAGTTAGCCTCGACTTTGTGA
- a CDS encoding hybrid sensor histidine kinase/response regulator, which produces MLQFLHPVGIALVSVTLATAIKSAIAPLILRESPFLVYFAAIMVSAWFGGKKAGLIATLGAGLVSSYLFLSPLYPQIESSPGQTFRLILFLMEGSAIAIAIGSLQQKKQQCSQSARTAQRHLESFRRSEQQFQLLVEGIEDYGLYMLAPDGRVNSWNPGAERLKGYAPQEIIGQHFSCFYPPEAVAQGQPERDLKQAVEQGRWEQEGERLRKDGTRFWVHEVITPLYDNQGNLYGFSKISRDITQSKQASAALRASEQRFKTLAESTVEGILFYQGDRIMAVNPSLEKIFGYDPDELNGRPLAYIFTEETVALMLKEGQWTQEGASEAVGIKKDGTTVILEAVMQPTLYLGHSVWMASVRDISDRKRAEAELQQTLKELSDFQFALDKSAIVVTTDAKGTIQYANDKFSEISKYSQSELIGQNHRLVNSGYHSKEFFLNLWATIARGEVWRGEIKNRAKDGTYYWVDTAIVPFLDSHGKPFQYLAIRYDITQRKQAEEALRDSEKRFRDMADTAPVLLWVADCQGRWTFLNKWGLNFIGARLEADPDLNHWGRIHPEDQGPCLLSYQQAVKASQSFTQEYRLQRADGAYRWVLETGVPRLSPEGNLLGFIGSVIDITPLKEAEAERIKLLQLEQAARTQAEASEQYYRFLSEAIPQMVWTALPDGTLDYLSHRWSEYTGFSETELLGWGWEPIVHPDDLAECLEKWTVCLENGQPYEIEARMRRGGDGAYRWHLGLAVPMRDHQGEIVKWFGTNTDIHERKQAQQERMELLEREKAARILSERATTMVHRLQAIVDVAIAPLSLHDLLQELLDRLTVVLEVDAAVILLTNEDQTALIVTATKGLDLEQPLSPSIPVPIGLGFAGKIAQTRQPMLIERNAHAQVISPLFRHKKIESIMGAPMLLQDRVLGVLHVSTESPREFMAEDVYLLQLVADRVALAIDRANLYEAQQQARDRAEKANRLKDEFLAIVSHELRTPLNSILGWAQLLRARSLKEETRNKALETIERNAKHQVTLIDDILDVSRIVRGKIRLNRVPLYLETLVEQAIATLTPAAEAKSIEIHTQFNSYGQPILGDSSRLHQIVWNLLSNAVKFTPNDGRVTVAIDRVGNYLEFQVQDTGIGISPDFLPHVFEGFRQANSSSTRTHGGLGLGLTIVRYLVELHGGTISAFSLGEGTGSTFTVALPIGVSQNSHPAPDSLTGDEKAMANHSLNLAGLQVLVVDDDRDTGELIAQVLAEYGVQTTVVLSAAEALAATERSRHDILISDIGMPDEDGYVLIRKIRQREAGYSKPIPAIALTAFAREEDRQQALLAGFHLHVAKPVEPLKLATALAEIAQQTGLI; this is translated from the coding sequence CCCATTTTTGGTGTATTTTGCGGCGATTATGGTCAGTGCGTGGTTTGGGGGCAAGAAAGCGGGACTGATAGCCACCCTTGGGGCCGGATTAGTCAGCAGTTACTTATTTTTATCTCCCCTTTATCCCCAGATAGAAAGTAGTCCGGGCCAAACATTCCGGTTAATTTTATTTCTAATGGAAGGATCGGCAATCGCGATCGCCATCGGTTCATTGCAACAAAAGAAACAACAGTGTTCCCAAAGTGCCAGAACTGCTCAAAGACATCTCGAATCTTTTCGGCGCAGCGAACAGCAGTTTCAGTTGTTGGTAGAGGGCATCGAAGATTATGGACTTTATATGCTCGCCCCCGATGGACGAGTAAATAGCTGGAATCCGGGAGCAGAACGCCTCAAAGGGTATGCACCCCAGGAGATTATTGGCCAACATTTTTCCTGCTTTTATCCCCCAGAAGCGGTGGCCCAAGGTCAACCGGAACGAGACTTGAAACAGGCGGTAGAACAGGGACGGTGGGAACAAGAAGGAGAACGACTGCGAAAGGACGGAACCCGCTTTTGGGTCCATGAAGTGATTACACCTTTATATGATAATCAGGGGAATCTTTACGGGTTTTCTAAAATTAGCCGAGATATCACCCAAAGCAAGCAGGCTTCGGCGGCACTCAGAGCGAGTGAACAACGGTTTAAAACCCTCGCTGAATCGACAGTGGAAGGGATTTTATTTTATCAGGGCGATCGCATAATGGCCGTAAATCCCTCCTTGGAAAAGATATTTGGATATGACCCGGACGAACTAAACGGACGGCCTTTAGCCTATATTTTTACAGAGGAAACGGTAGCGTTAATGTTAAAGGAGGGCCAATGGACACAGGAGGGAGCATCGGAAGCGGTCGGGATCAAAAAAGATGGGACAACGGTGATCCTAGAAGCAGTTATGCAACCGACCCTCTATTTGGGTCACTCCGTGTGGATGGCATCGGTGCGGGACATTAGCGATCGCAAACGGGCAGAAGCGGAACTCCAACAAACCTTGAAAGAATTATCCGATTTCCAATTTGCTTTAGATAAATCAGCAATTGTGGTGACGACGGATGCTAAAGGAACGATTCAATATGCTAACGATAAATTTAGTGAAATTTCTAAATATTCCCAAAGTGAATTGATTGGACAAAACCATCGGTTGGTCAATTCCGGCTATCATTCTAAAGAATTTTTTCTCAATCTCTGGGCAACCATTGCTCGCGGGGAAGTGTGGCGAGGAGAAATTAAAAATCGGGCCAAAGATGGGACTTATTATTGGGTGGATACGGCGATCGTCCCGTTTTTAGATAGTCATGGAAAACCCTTCCAATATTTAGCCATCCGCTATGATATTACCCAACGGAAACAGGCCGAAGAAGCCCTGCGCGACAGTGAAAAACGCTTCCGGGATATGGCAGATACGGCCCCGGTGCTGCTGTGGGTAGCGGATTGCCAGGGGCGGTGGACCTTTTTAAATAAATGGGGCTTAAACTTCATTGGCGCGCGACTGGAAGCGGACCCGGACCTCAACCATTGGGGTCGGATCCATCCCGAGGACCAGGGCCCGTGCCTCTTGAGTTACCAACAAGCGGTGAAAGCCAGCCAATCCTTTACCCAAGAATACCGCTTGCAACGAGCGGATGGAGCCTATCGCTGGGTGCTAGAAACCGGGGTTCCCCGGTTGAGTCCCGAAGGCAATTTACTGGGGTTCATTGGGTCGGTGATCGATATTACCCCCCTCAAAGAGGCGGAAGCGGAACGGATTAAACTCTTGCAACTGGAACAAGCCGCCCGAACTCAAGCCGAAGCCAGTGAGCAGTATTATCGATTCCTCAGCGAAGCGATTCCGCAAATGGTTTGGACTGCCCTACCGGATGGGACCCTAGATTACCTGAGTCACCGCTGGAGTGAGTACACCGGCTTTAGCGAGACGGAACTTTTAGGCTGGGGATGGGAGCCGATCGTGCATCCGGACGACTTGGCGGAATGTCTCGAAAAGTGGACCGTTTGCCTGGAAAACGGACAACCTTATGAAATTGAAGCGCGGATGCGTCGGGGTGGCGATGGCGCTTACCGCTGGCATCTGGGATTAGCAGTGCCCATGCGTGATCATCAGGGGGAGATTGTCAAGTGGTTTGGGACGAATACGGATATTCACGAACGCAAGCAGGCACAGCAAGAGCGGATGGAGTTGTTGGAACGGGAGAAAGCGGCCCGAATTTTGTCCGAACGGGCGACGACAATGGTGCATCGATTACAAGCGATTGTGGATGTGGCGATCGCCCCTTTGTCTCTCCATGATCTACTCCAAGAGTTGCTCGATCGCCTCACGGTGGTATTAGAAGTAGATGCTGCCGTTATTTTATTGACCAATGAGGACCAAACGGCCTTAATAGTGACCGCCACCAAAGGCTTAGATTTAGAGCAACCCCTCTCTCCTAGTATCCCCGTCCCGATCGGGCTAGGGTTTGCGGGCAAAATTGCCCAGACTCGGCAACCGATGCTGATTGAGCGCAATGCTCATGCTCAAGTTATTAGTCCACTGTTCCGACATAAAAAAATCGAGTCGATTATGGGTGCACCGATGCTGTTACAAGACCGGGTGCTTGGGGTACTCCATGTCAGTACCGAGTCGCCGCGAGAATTCATGGCAGAAGATGTCTATTTGCTGCAACTGGTGGCCGATCGCGTCGCACTTGCCATTGACCGGGCCAACCTCTATGAGGCCCAGCAGCAAGCCCGCGATCGCGCCGAAAAAGCCAACCGACTCAAGGATGAATTTTTGGCGATCGTCTCTCATGAATTGCGGACTCCCCTCAACTCCATTCTCGGCTGGGCGCAATTACTCCGTGCGCGCAGCCTGAAAGAAGAGACGCGAAATAAAGCCCTGGAAACCATCGAACGCAATGCCAAGCATCAGGTGACTTTGATTGACGATATCTTGGATGTCTCGCGGATTGTTCGCGGAAAAATTCGCCTGAACCGAGTTCCCTTGTATCTGGAAACTCTGGTGGAACAGGCGATCGCCACCCTGACTCCGGCAGCCGAAGCAAAATCGATTGAAATCCATACCCAGTTCAACTCCTACGGACAGCCGATTTTAGGGGATAGTAGCCGTCTGCATCAAATTGTCTGGAATCTGCTCTCTAATGCCGTAAAATTCACCCCCAATGATGGACGGGTGACGGTGGCGATCGATCGGGTGGGGAATTACCTAGAATTTCAGGTTCAGGATACCGGGATTGGAATTAGTCCGGACTTCCTACCTCACGTCTTTGAGGGCTTCCGCCAAGCCAACAGTTCCTCCACCCGCACCCACGGGGGTCTCGGTCTAGGCTTAACTATTGTGCGCTACCTCGTCGAACTGCATGGGGGGACCATCTCTGCCTTCAGCCTGGGAGAAGGGACTGGCTCAACCTTTACCGTAGCACTCCCCATCGGAGTCTCCCAGAACTCTCACCCCGCTCCCGATTCCCTGACTGGGGACGAGAAAGCAATGGCGAACCATTCGTTGAACCTCGCCGGTTTACAGGTGCTGGTGGTGGATGACGATCGCGATACGGGAGAGTTGATTGCTCAAGTCCTAGCGGAATATGGAGTCCAGACGACGGTAGTTTTATCGGCTGCCGAAGCCTTAGCCGCTACGGAGCGATCGCGTCATGATATCTTAATTTCCGATATCGGAATGCCCGATGAAGACGGCTATGTTTTGATCCGCAAAATTCGCCAGCGTGAGGCGGGATACTCTAAGCCGATTCCGGCGATCGCCTTGACCGCTTTCGCTCGGGAAGAGGATCGTCAACAGGCCCTTTTAGCCGGATTTCATCTTCATGTTGCTAAACCTGTGGAACCCTTGAAATTAGCAACTGCCCTCGCGGAAATTGCCCAACAAACAGGCTTAATCTAA